In Kytococcus sedentarius DSM 20547, the sequence GACGACGTCCAACGGGTGGCGCCGTGGACCCTGCCCCACCGGCTCATCGTGGAGCACGACGTGGACAGCACCGAGCTGGTGCGCCGCATCCTGGGCTCGGTGCAGGTGCACCGGACCGGCGCCTGAGCGGCCCGCGCCCGATGGCTGCCGCCTCCGCCTCCGCGTCGTCCCGTCGGCTCCCCGGATTCACGCTGCGCGGGTGGGTCCTGGTCCTCGCGGGCCTGGTGCTGGTGGGCGTCGGACAGTACTTCGCCCTGGGCGACCTGAGCCGGCTGGGCGTGCTGCTCGTCGCCCTGCCCGGCCTGACCTGGCTGCTCGGACTGGGATCGGTGCGCACGACCCACACGGACCTGACGGCCACGCCGCAGACCCCGCGCGCGGGCGACCCGGTGGGCCTGCGCGTGGCCACCCGCTCGACCGTCCCCCTGCCCGGCGCCCCGGTCGTGACCCACCTCCCGGTGCACGCCACCTGGGGACCCATGGTCGAGCTGGGCACCCTCACGGTGCGCCAGGAGGAGACCGTGCAGGAGGTCACCGTGCGCCCCACCCACCGCGGTCTCTACGAGGTGGGGCCGCTGCTGGTGGACCGCTCCGACCCGTTCGGCCTGACCCGGCAGGCCTTCACCGAGTCCGGTGAGGCGCTGACCGTGACGGTGCTACCCCGCACCATCGACTACCCCGGGACGCGGGTGCGCCGGCTGGTGCAGGACGCCGCCCAGCGCACCGTGACCATGCGCCCCACGACCGATGCGGTGGACGCCGCCGCCGTGCGCGAGTACGGGCGCGGCGACGACGTGCGCCGCATCCACTGGCGCAGCACGGCACGCACCGGCGACCTCATGGTCCGCCACGACGACACCGAGGTGAAGCCCTGGCTGCTCCTCTGCATCGACGAGGGTGCACCGTGGGGTGCCCGCGCCGAGGGCGCGACCGGCGTCTACCCGGGGCCCCCGGCCTTCGAGGCCGCGGTGCGGGTGGCCGCGACCCTGGTGGAGTCCGCGGCCCGCGCCGGGCTGGAGGTGCGTCTGCTCACCGCCGCCGGCCTCGAGGAGGGGCTGCACCAACGCGCTGTGCGCACCGCCGACGCCCTGGCCCACCTGGCCACCGTCGCCCCCAGCGGCCGCCGCCCCGAGGACTTCGTCGAGCACGCCCTGGGCGCCACGCGGGCGGGTGGGCTGCCCTTCCTGGTGACCACGGGCCGAACGCCTGCCGACACCGGCGCCCTGGGTGAGCGCCACCCCCGGCACCCCGGCACCGCGCTGCTCGTGGGCGGGGAGCCGGCCGATGGGGCGTCCGACCACCGTGAGACCGCGGCCTACGCCCTGCGACGGGGTGGGTGGCGCGTGTCCTCCTGGACCGGTGGCGGCGCAGCGGGGGCCGCTGGGCACGACGGCGCACCCGGCCCGTCCACGTTCGGGCCCCCCGGACCCTCCGATGCCGAGGTGCGCCGGGCCATGGACCTCCTGACGCGCGCGACCTCCCGAGGAGAGACCGCATGAGCACCCCGACCCCGCAGGCCGCCCCGCGCCCTCCGCGGGCCCAGTCCCCCGGCGGTGGTCTGCTCCGCCGCCTCTGGGACCGCACCGAGCCCCTGTCGGCCGCCCTGGTGGCCGGCCTGTGCCTGCTGACCATCTGGCCGGCACGCCAGCTCTTCGAGGACGCCGGCTGGTGGGGTTCGGCCATCGTGCTCACCGTGGGTCTCGTGGCCGTCGCCGCCCTGGTGCGTCTGGTGACCGGGTCGCCCGTCCTGGCCTCGGTGGTCCAGTTCGTCACCGCGCTGGTCCTGCTGCTGCGGTCCTCCCTGGCCGACACGCTGTGGGCCGGCATCGTCCCGACACCCCGGACCGCCAGCGCCATCAGCGAGCACGTCCGGGTGACCGGTCAGCTGCTCGCCGAGAGCGCGGCGCCGGTTCCTGCCCACCCATCCCTCACGGTCACCCTCCTGAGCGTCATCGCGCTGCTCGTGCTGTTCACCGATGCGGCGGTCCACACCCTGCGCTCGGTGCTGCTGGGCGCCATCGCCCCACTGCTGGTCTTCGTGATTCTGGCTGCGAACCGCACCACCCACGAGCCGTGGTGGTGGTTCCTGCTGCTCGCCGCGGCCTGGGCCGGCCTGCTCGCACTCCACCACTCCGCCGAGACAGCGCCGGCCTCCGGGCAGGGGCGTGGCATCCTGGGTGCCCCCGGGCGGGGGGC encodes:
- a CDS encoding DUF58 domain-containing protein, whose protein sequence is MAAASASASSRRLPGFTLRGWVLVLAGLVLVGVGQYFALGDLSRLGVLLVALPGLTWLLGLGSVRTTHTDLTATPQTPRAGDPVGLRVATRSTVPLPGAPVVTHLPVHATWGPMVELGTLTVRQEETVQEVTVRPTHRGLYEVGPLLVDRSDPFGLTRQAFTESGEALTVTVLPRTIDYPGTRVRRLVQDAAQRTVTMRPTTDAVDAAAVREYGRGDDVRRIHWRSTARTGDLMVRHDDTEVKPWLLLCIDEGAPWGARAEGATGVYPGPPAFEAAVRVAATLVESAARAGLEVRLLTAAGLEEGLHQRAVRTADALAHLATVAPSGRRPEDFVEHALGATRAGGLPFLVTTGRTPADTGALGERHPRHPGTALLVGGEPADGASDHRETAAYALRRGGWRVSSWTGGGAAGAAGHDGAPGPSTFGPPGPSDAEVRRAMDLLTRATSRGETA